In one Candidatus Binatia bacterium genomic region, the following are encoded:
- the xrtA gene encoding exosortase A — translation MDSLRAKSGGLAPSLDLPRPRRWPLAAALFALGLAAMAAAYPATLGSFYEVWRGSDTFTHCFFVIPITAWLVWRRRADLRALAPEPFWPGLLLIAGAGALWLVAHVAGVLFYEQLAFALMIPALVITLFGLRVTRTLTFPLAFFFFVVPFGEALHPALMSFTARATVFGLRLTGVPVAVEGMYLTTPTGNWQVVEACSGLRFLISMFTLGCLFAYLHFQRARNRILFGSLALVAPILANGLRAYVMVLTGYLSRREIGAGFDHFAIGWTVFAIAMAIFFFLGSRWRETPVPVDDAAAPRPATARSPRRLAVTAAAAVALALAPAAYAAWIRPPVESAPVALHAPAPAGGWTPLRIPPSAWAPEFKGTDAAVRAVFEKNGSLVDCYIGFYRNQSQGRELIHYANVIAPRGESVWHVVTQRDTTIAAEGDAVPVHETLMRSPGLRYGVWHWYWLPDEFTGSATRAKLLQARSRLLRRPDHAAVVILSAPYVDNPARARARLEDFTRSMLPSIHRSLREADASH, via the coding sequence GTGGATTCCCTTCGAGCCAAGTCCGGCGGCCTGGCCCCGTCGCTCGACCTCCCGCGACCGCGGCGCTGGCCGCTCGCCGCCGCGCTGTTCGCCTTGGGCCTCGCGGCGATGGCAGCGGCCTATCCCGCGACCCTCGGGTCGTTCTACGAGGTCTGGCGCGGGTCCGACACCTTCACGCACTGCTTCTTCGTGATCCCGATCACGGCGTGGCTCGTCTGGCGCCGGCGCGCCGACCTCCGCGCGCTCGCCCCGGAGCCGTTCTGGCCGGGGCTCCTCCTCATCGCGGGCGCGGGCGCGCTCTGGCTGGTGGCCCATGTCGCGGGGGTGCTCTTCTACGAGCAGCTCGCGTTCGCCTTGATGATCCCGGCGCTCGTGATCACGCTCTTCGGGCTGCGCGTGACGCGCACCCTCACCTTCCCGCTCGCGTTCTTCTTCTTCGTGGTCCCGTTCGGCGAGGCGCTCCATCCCGCGCTCATGAGCTTCACGGCCCGGGCCACGGTGTTCGGCCTGCGCCTCACCGGCGTCCCGGTGGCGGTGGAGGGGATGTACCTCACGACGCCCACAGGGAACTGGCAGGTGGTGGAGGCCTGCAGCGGCCTCCGGTTCCTCATCTCGATGTTCACGCTCGGCTGCCTCTTCGCCTACCTGCACTTCCAGCGCGCCCGAAACCGCATCCTCTTCGGCTCCCTCGCACTCGTCGCGCCGATTCTGGCGAACGGGCTCCGCGCCTACGTGATGGTGCTGACCGGATACCTGAGCCGGCGCGAGATCGGAGCCGGCTTCGACCACTTCGCGATCGGCTGGACGGTGTTCGCGATCGCGATGGCGATCTTCTTCTTCCTGGGGAGCCGCTGGCGCGAGACGCCGGTTCCCGTGGACGACGCCGCCGCGCCCCGGCCCGCGACGGCGCGCTCGCCACGCCGGCTCGCGGTGACGGCCGCGGCGGCCGTGGCGCTCGCGCTCGCGCCCGCGGCGTACGCGGCCTGGATCCGGCCGCCCGTCGAATCCGCACCCGTCGCGCTCCACGCCCCCGCTCCGGCCGGAGGCTGGACGCCGCTCCGGATCCCTCCCTCCGCCTGGGCGCCCGAGTTCAAGGGCACCGACGCCGCGGTGCGCGCCGTCTTCGAGAAGAACGGAAGCCTGGTCGACTGCTACATCGGGTTCTACCGGAATCAATCGCAGGGGCGGGAGCTGATCCACTACGCGAACGTGATCGCCCCGCGGGGGGAATCGGTCTGGCACGTCGTGACGCAGCGCGACACCACGATCGCCGCCGAAGGGGATGCGGTCCCGGTGCACGAGACGCTCATGCGCTCTCCCGGGCTCCGCTACGGCGTGTGGCACTGGTACTGGCTGCCCGACGAATTCACGGGGAGCGCCACGCGCGCCAAGCTCCTCCAGGCGCGCTCGAGGCTGCTTCGCCGGCCGGACCACGCGGCGGTCGTGATTCTCTCGGCGCCGTACGTGGACAACCCCGCGCGCGCCCGCGCGCGGCTCGAGGACTTCACGCGCTCCATGCTTCCCTCGATCCACCGCTCCCTGCGCGAGGCCGACGCCTCCCACTAG
- a CDS encoding fibronectin type III domain-containing protein — MPDIESTTESGAARTARVPLWVLIAVFLAGVALLSVIQPAAAHAQTAADSTVLLNWTAPGDDGTVGRATTYDIRYRTVAIAGTDTTTWWNAATQVTGEPVPGTAGASDSMRVRGLSPLTTYYFMIRAADEVPNWSGYSNVAVRSTSGDATAPATIADLTVTGTTGTSVSVRWTAPGDDGTTGTAASYDVRYSTSAITSSNWSSALQATGEPAPAAAGTSQSFTISGLSGSRTYYVAIKTTDDAGNVSVLSNVVNGTTSDTVAPAPVRDLSRLDGSGLSSEMLALADADSSGAADLP, encoded by the coding sequence ATGCCTGACATCGAATCGACGACCGAATCCGGCGCCGCGAGAACCGCGAGGGTCCCCCTGTGGGTCCTCATCGCGGTCTTTCTCGCGGGAGTCGCGCTGCTCTCGGTGATCCAGCCGGCCGCCGCGCACGCCCAGACCGCCGCCGACTCGACGGTGCTCCTGAACTGGACCGCGCCCGGCGACGACGGCACGGTGGGACGCGCCACCACCTACGACATCCGCTACCGGACGGTCGCGATCGCCGGCACCGACACGACGACGTGGTGGAACGCCGCGACCCAGGTGACCGGCGAGCCCGTGCCCGGCACGGCGGGGGCGTCCGACTCGATGCGCGTCCGCGGCCTCTCGCCGCTCACCACCTACTACTTCATGATTCGCGCCGCCGACGAGGTGCCGAACTGGTCGGGCTACTCCAACGTCGCGGTCCGCTCCACCAGCGGCGACGCGACGGCGCCGGCCACGATCGCAGACCTCACGGTCACGGGCACCACCGGGACCTCGGTCTCGGTGCGCTGGACGGCGCCGGGCGACGACGGCACGACCGGCACCGCGGCGAGCTACGACGTGCGCTACTCCACCTCGGCCATCACGAGCTCCAACTGGAGCAGCGCGCTGCAGGCGACCGGCGAGCCGGCTCCGGCGGCGGCGGGGACCTCCCAGTCCTTCACGATCAGCGGCCTGAGCGGCAGCCGCACGTACTACGTCGCCATCAAGACGACCGACGACGCCGGCAACGTCTCGGTGCTCTCGAACGTGGTGAACGGCACGACGTCGGACACCGTGGCTCCGGCCCCGGTGCGCGACCTCTCGCGTCTCGACGGATCGGGCCTCTCCTCGGAGATGCTGGCGCTCGCCGACGCAGACTCGAGCGGCGCCGCGGACCTCCCGTGA
- a CDS encoding fibronectin type III domain-containing protein, protein MTMHTIPGRGRRAHAAVPSLAAAILFGASALGASFGAPASARADSITLTWTATGDDGSAGRATAYELRFSEQPVSGVDTTSWWNSASTAGVLPPPATSGTRESYVMSGLATGSTYHFVLRVADEAGNWSGFSNVRARQAGTTGGTLATPESFTASAVSGGVDLTWTEPASGSGSGYHLYRRTSAGPDTLLTSLPVGVVAWCDSTAAGGSSYEYRLATYQGSGEGVPAVASIAVPSDRLANATTGIHGYPNPARGRVTLRFAGGTKEGAPGRVRLVIYDLTGHMVCQLVDRVLPAGEQAIEWPCRSDAGNAVAPGLYNAILDAPQGRTVTRIAVVP, encoded by the coding sequence GTGACCATGCACACGATTCCGGGCCGGGGCCGCCGCGCGCACGCGGCGGTCCCTTCGCTCGCAGCGGCGATCCTGTTCGGCGCGTCGGCGCTCGGCGCGTCCTTCGGCGCGCCGGCGTCGGCACGCGCGGACTCGATCACGCTCACCTGGACGGCGACCGGCGACGACGGATCGGCCGGGCGCGCGACGGCGTACGAGCTGCGCTTCTCGGAGCAGCCGGTGTCCGGAGTGGACACGACCTCCTGGTGGAACAGCGCCTCGACCGCCGGCGTCCTGCCGCCACCCGCCACCTCGGGAACGCGCGAGAGCTACGTGATGTCGGGACTCGCGACCGGCTCGACCTATCACTTCGTGCTGCGGGTCGCCGACGAGGCGGGCAACTGGTCGGGCTTCTCGAACGTGCGCGCGCGCCAGGCCGGCACCACCGGCGGCACGCTCGCGACGCCCGAGTCGTTCACGGCGTCGGCGGTGAGCGGCGGGGTGGACCTGACCTGGACCGAGCCGGCATCGGGCTCGGGCAGCGGCTATCACCTGTACCGCCGCACGAGCGCGGGACCCGACACGCTTCTCACGTCGCTCCCGGTGGGCGTCGTGGCGTGGTGCGACTCCACGGCGGCGGGGGGCTCGTCCTACGAGTACCGCCTCGCCACCTACCAGGGCTCGGGCGAGGGCGTTCCGGCCGTCGCCTCGATCGCGGTGCCGAGCGATCGGCTGGCGAACGCCACGACCGGGATCCACGGCTATCCCAACCCGGCCCGGGGCCGCGTGACCCTTCGCTTTGCAGGCGGCACGAAGGAGGGTGCGCCAGGGCGGGTGCGCCTGGTCATCTACGATCTCACCGGCCACATGGTCTGCCAGCTGGTGGACCGCGTGCTCCCGGCGGGGGAGCAGGCGATCGAGTGGCCCTGCCGTTCCGACGCCGGGAACGCGGTCGCGCCCGGCCTCTACAATGCCATCCTCGACGCCCCCCAGGGACGTACCGTTACGCGCATCGCCGTCGTCCCCTGA
- a CDS encoding XrtA system polysaccharide deacetylase, whose product MSNRPPVGGNGAHGGAEPALALSVDVEDYYQVQAFAGIVPRDAWSSYPSRVVANTRRLLDLFDESGARGTFFVLGWVARAEPGLVREIAARGHEVASHGMDHRMLTELSRSEFLAQARESRALLEDLAQAPVLGYRAPSYSVGKGTLWAIGALAEAGYAYDSSVYPIRRRRYGYPEGPTRPTRFEAEGVTLVEFPLPTVPIGPVRFPVLAGAYLRLLPRWVSARALDYHLARGVPLILNVHPWEVDPDQPSVGPARRPWTHYAGLHKTAGVLRAALARARFRTAAACLRDLGLLPAAPAGAIR is encoded by the coding sequence TTGTCCAATCGTCCGCCGGTTGGCGGAAACGGCGCCCACGGAGGCGCCGAGCCGGCGCTCGCCTTGAGCGTCGACGTGGAAGACTATTACCAGGTGCAGGCGTTCGCGGGGATCGTGCCGCGCGACGCCTGGAGCAGCTATCCCTCCCGCGTCGTGGCGAACACGCGCCGCCTGCTCGATCTGTTCGACGAATCGGGGGCGCGGGGGACCTTCTTCGTGCTCGGCTGGGTCGCCCGGGCGGAGCCCGGGCTGGTGCGCGAGATCGCCGCGCGCGGGCACGAGGTGGCCTCGCACGGGATGGACCACCGGATGCTGACCGAGCTCTCGCGGAGCGAGTTCCTGGCGCAGGCGCGCGAGTCGCGCGCGCTCCTCGAGGACCTGGCGCAGGCGCCGGTGCTCGGCTATCGCGCGCCCAGCTACAGCGTGGGGAAGGGCACCCTCTGGGCGATCGGCGCCCTCGCCGAGGCGGGGTACGCCTACGACTCCAGCGTCTACCCGATCCGCCGCCGCCGCTACGGCTACCCCGAGGGGCCGACCCGCCCCACCCGATTCGAGGCGGAGGGCGTCACCCTGGTGGAGTTTCCGCTTCCGACGGTCCCGATCGGACCGGTGCGCTTCCCGGTGCTCGCGGGCGCGTATCTCCGGCTCCTGCCGCGGTGGGTCTCGGCGCGGGCGCTCGACTACCACCTGGCCCGGGGCGTGCCGCTCATCCTGAACGTCCATCCCTGGGAGGTCGACCCCGACCAGCCTAGCGTCGGTCCGGCCCGTCGTCCCTGGACCCACTACGCGGGCCTCCACAAGACGGCCGGCGTGCTCCGGGCCGCGCTGGCCCGGGCGCGCTTCCGCACGGCGGCGGCATGCCTCCGCGATCTGGGCCTCCTCCCGGCCGCGCCTGCCGGAGCGATTCGATGA
- a CDS encoding GAF domain-containing protein: protein MSMDLLLLGAGGMIALIAAGIVAILSPGGIVSLIAAGALAMLGVLEFCFARAVFDLAATGRTEWFVNSLALSLPVSALWVLLAATLGRTRGSRGIGAWRFYLLFQALLAAGVATYAFFRVDRAPEAPGEVFHLHGVDWAILAAILLNLILLAAKFEATHLSLPPRRRETFRPALLGVLGCSGLLSYLIFSMLATGRVDVGDIGASAAPASLLSFLLAASLIRGRIGEARAPEDRLPATATTSLLIAVGYVTWTAILLWLTRSAGMRLAEGLLWITVGGVVVGVTALTVSNRLRRKLDLFLDPVWFEPRAVRRMAAKGADAPLASAASLEDLCRLIPENARALADVDPVTLFLADPAERCFRAVGSTIAPGPGVVIPDREPLPMELRRARRPIRLTGRSDDLEYVGIYVENAEQIAACSAVCAVPILGDEGLMGFLLCGSRGTARQLHGEELVLLNLVSRDYAERLERLQRETARSRPL, encoded by the coding sequence ATGAGCATGGATCTGCTGCTCCTCGGCGCCGGAGGCATGATCGCCCTGATCGCCGCGGGAATCGTGGCCATCCTCAGTCCGGGAGGCATCGTCTCGCTGATCGCCGCCGGAGCGCTGGCCATGCTCGGAGTCCTCGAGTTCTGCTTCGCGCGCGCGGTGTTCGATCTGGCGGCGACCGGCCGCACCGAGTGGTTCGTCAACTCGCTCGCGCTCTCGCTGCCGGTGTCCGCTCTCTGGGTGCTACTGGCGGCGACGCTCGGCCGCACGCGGGGCTCGCGGGGCATCGGCGCCTGGCGTTTCTACCTGCTCTTCCAGGCGCTGCTCGCGGCGGGAGTGGCGACGTACGCCTTCTTCCGCGTCGATCGCGCGCCGGAAGCGCCGGGCGAGGTCTTCCACCTGCACGGCGTCGACTGGGCGATCCTCGCCGCCATCCTCCTCAACCTGATCCTGCTGGCGGCCAAGTTCGAGGCGACGCACCTGTCCCTGCCGCCGCGCCGGCGGGAGACGTTCCGTCCCGCGCTCCTCGGGGTGCTCGGCTGCTCGGGACTCCTTTCCTACCTGATCTTCTCGATGCTGGCGACCGGCCGCGTCGACGTGGGGGACATCGGAGCGAGCGCCGCACCGGCTTCGCTCCTCTCGTTCCTCCTCGCCGCCTCGCTGATCCGCGGCCGGATCGGCGAGGCGCGCGCGCCCGAAGACCGGCTCCCCGCGACGGCCACGACCTCGCTCCTGATCGCCGTGGGCTACGTGACGTGGACCGCGATTCTCCTGTGGCTCACCCGGTCGGCGGGGATGCGACTTGCGGAAGGGCTGCTCTGGATCACGGTCGGGGGGGTCGTCGTCGGCGTGACCGCGCTCACCGTGTCGAACCGGCTCCGCCGCAAGCTCGACCTCTTCCTCGATCCCGTGTGGTTCGAGCCGCGCGCCGTGCGCCGGATGGCGGCCAAGGGCGCCGACGCGCCGCTGGCGAGCGCCGCGTCGCTGGAGGATCTCTGCCGGCTCATCCCGGAGAATGCGCGCGCGCTGGCCGACGTCGACCCGGTCACCCTCTTCCTCGCCGATCCCGCCGAGCGCTGCTTCCGAGCGGTGGGGAGCACGATCGCGCCGGGGCCGGGTGTGGTGATCCCCGACCGCGAGCCGCTTCCGATGGAGCTGCGCCGCGCGCGGCGCCCGATCCGGCTGACCGGCCGCTCCGACGATCTCGAATACGTCGGCATCTACGTCGAGAACGCCGAACAGATCGCGGCCTGCTCGGCCGTCTGCGCCGTGCCGATCCTGGGGGACGAGGGGCTGATGGGATTCCTGCTCTGCGGCTCGCGCGGCACGGCCCGGCAGCTGCACGGGGAAGAGCTGGTTCTCCTGAATCTCGTCTCGCGCGACTACGCCGAGCGGCTCGAGCGGCTGCAGCGGGAGACGGCGCGCAGCCGCCCGCTGTGA
- a CDS encoding DUF5683 domain-containing protein, with protein sequence MTPHRFLPSLGHAAPLLAALLLAAAASAQPLGEAPSAAEPGPPILTVLSSPPNVSLSLSGPAEVYGRTPMDLPSSVVGRFSVLAEGGGVAKTQGVFAFSPRGGAPYCLSEPPGMSAGLLIRSLNYPGVPAMTVKRALRGAPLAIAETGAIAEALRAHLRYRDRLDEPGTLSGLRAVEERRVRNGWIIYGASVWGISAIDYWIRPRFTVQEATPSRLSLVIPTLDRQEVVTRSLIIPGAGQEFANHSTRGALWLAGVLATGAGYTAAQAVVNHKRADIAYNQILADSSGPGDQLRYLREVEVLRSDLKSAQDLRRGFAYATLAVYAANIVDALVLSIGPPAAKTPARVSATFPIGPRSAGFALTYRY encoded by the coding sequence ATGACCCCACACCGGTTCCTGCCATCGCTCGGCCACGCCGCGCCGCTGCTCGCCGCGCTGCTGCTCGCCGCGGCCGCGAGCGCGCAACCGCTGGGCGAAGCGCCCTCGGCCGCCGAGCCGGGGCCGCCCATCCTCACCGTGCTTTCCAGCCCGCCCAACGTGTCCTTGTCGCTCTCGGGGCCGGCCGAGGTGTACGGGCGCACGCCGATGGACCTGCCGTCGTCGGTGGTGGGACGCTTCTCCGTCCTCGCCGAGGGCGGGGGCGTCGCGAAGACGCAGGGCGTGTTCGCCTTCAGCCCGCGGGGCGGGGCGCCGTACTGCCTCTCCGAGCCTCCCGGCATGAGCGCCGGGCTTCTCATTCGCTCGCTCAACTATCCGGGCGTTCCGGCCATGACCGTGAAGCGCGCCCTCCGCGGAGCCCCCCTCGCGATCGCCGAGACCGGCGCGATCGCGGAGGCGCTGCGCGCCCATCTTCGCTACCGCGACCGCCTCGACGAGCCGGGAACGCTGTCGGGGTTGCGCGCGGTCGAGGAGCGCCGCGTGCGCAACGGGTGGATCATCTACGGCGCCTCCGTCTGGGGCATCAGCGCCATCGATTACTGGATCCGCCCGCGATTCACGGTCCAGGAGGCGACCCCGTCACGGCTCTCGCTCGTCATCCCGACGCTCGACCGCCAGGAGGTGGTCACGCGCTCGCTCATCATTCCGGGAGCGGGCCAGGAGTTCGCGAACCACAGCACCCGCGGCGCCCTCTGGCTGGCGGGCGTGCTCGCGACCGGCGCCGGGTACACCGCCGCTCAGGCGGTCGTCAATCACAAGCGCGCCGACATCGCCTACAACCAGATCCTCGCCGATTCCAGCGGTCCCGGCGATCAGCTGCGCTACCTGCGCGAGGTCGAGGTCCTCAGGAGCGACCTCAAGTCCGCGCAGGATCTCCGCCGCGGATTCGCCTACGCCACGCTCGCGGTGTACGCCGCGAACATCGTCGACGCGCTGGTGCTCTCGATCGGACCGCCCGCCGCCAAGACGCCGGCGCGCGTATCGGCGACGTTCCCGATCGGGCCCCGAAGCGCCGGTTTCGCCCTGACCTACCGCTACTGA
- a CDS encoding PorV/PorQ family protein: MSRLPHASSCCASTPVRLALITTACVLSAYLFVRPASADVSVGASSGDFLSFEVGGRSAGMAGAHTGVATGVTAQFWNPAGLATLTQPQVGAMHANWLQDLSYEWLGVAKPMGIGVGSLSVAYFHTPGIQGVDEFDNPTGDFRVYDLAVTAGIARSLARGFSIGANAKMVRQSLGTISATAPAVDFGARATVAGASIGAAVQNLGPGLSFGGSAYPLPREIKLGMGRSFWNDRIQLAADYNMPSHYYDDLRVGTELRAHPNVSLRVGYRHEFGTPEDPANGLSYGLGLHFHQLEVDYAMTPSNAFDNVHRLSFGYSFGSGSEEKKPEKPKPEVEPPPPPAQPGPKVIASAPETKAPSPKPQASVQAPKAIAAAPAAPTSKPATETVAQAAPKPDQALATASAPAAPSEPAPSKPAKAKDLEYLVILPGYWSKESAEAELKALSLLGFRIKDAQIEKSPGSGYQVRLARTRSKSNADDMAASLSRMSFRASVEVASAP, translated from the coding sequence ATGTCCAGGCTGCCTCACGCCTCCTCGTGCTGCGCCTCCACGCCGGTTCGCCTCGCCCTGATCACGACCGCCTGCGTCCTCTCTGCGTACCTGTTCGTACGCCCCGCGTCCGCGGATGTTTCCGTCGGAGCCTCCTCGGGGGACTTTCTTTCGTTCGAGGTGGGCGGACGTTCCGCGGGCATGGCGGGCGCGCACACCGGCGTCGCCACGGGGGTGACGGCGCAGTTCTGGAATCCCGCCGGGCTCGCGACGCTGACGCAGCCGCAGGTCGGCGCGATGCACGCGAACTGGCTCCAGGACCTCAGCTATGAGTGGCTCGGCGTGGCGAAGCCGATGGGGATCGGCGTCGGCTCGCTCAGCGTTGCGTATTTCCACACTCCGGGGATCCAGGGGGTGGATGAGTTCGACAATCCCACGGGCGACTTCCGCGTCTACGACCTCGCGGTGACCGCGGGCATCGCGCGATCCCTGGCCCGCGGGTTCTCGATCGGCGCGAACGCGAAGATGGTCCGCCAGAGTCTCGGCACGATCTCGGCCACGGCGCCCGCCGTCGACTTCGGCGCGCGCGCCACGGTCGCCGGCGCCAGCATCGGCGCCGCCGTTCAGAATCTCGGCCCGGGCCTCTCCTTCGGCGGCTCGGCCTATCCGCTGCCGCGGGAGATCAAGCTGGGCATGGGCCGCTCCTTCTGGAACGACCGCATCCAGCTCGCGGCGGACTACAACATGCCCAGCCACTACTACGACGACCTGCGCGTGGGGACGGAACTCCGCGCGCATCCGAACGTCTCGCTGCGCGTGGGGTATCGCCACGAATTCGGCACGCCGGAGGATCCGGCCAACGGACTCTCGTACGGGCTCGGGCTCCACTTCCACCAGCTCGAGGTGGACTACGCCATGACGCCCAGCAACGCCTTCGACAACGTGCACCGGCTCTCGTTCGGCTACAGCTTCGGCTCGGGCTCGGAGGAGAAGAAGCCGGAGAAGCCCAAGCCCGAGGTCGAGCCTCCGCCGCCGCCCGCGCAGCCGGGCCCGAAGGTGATCGCGTCGGCTCCGGAGACGAAGGCCCCGTCGCCCAAGCCTCAGGCGAGCGTGCAGGCGCCGAAGGCCATCGCGGCGGCGCCGGCAGCGCCGACGTCCAAGCCTGCGACCGAGACGGTGGCCCAGGCGGCGCCGAAGCCGGACCAGGCCCTTGCGACCGCGTCGGCTCCGGCCGCCCCGTCCGAGCCGGCGCCGAGCAAGCCGGCCAAGGCCAAGGACCTCGAATACCTGGTGATCCTGCCCGGCTACTGGTCGAAGGAAAGCGCTGAGGCGGAGCTCAAGGCGCTCTCGCTGCTCGGATTCCGGATCAAGGACGCGCAGATCGAGAAGAGCCCCGGATCCGGCTACCAGGTCCGGCTGGCGCGCACCCGTTCGAAGTCGAACGCCGACGACATGGCCGCGTCGCTCTCGCGCATGTCCTTCCGGGCGTCCGTCGAGGTCGCCTCCGCGCCGTAA
- a CDS encoding sugar transferase, with amino-acid sequence MMILPSTMKEGTAVARGFADVPANGRIYSRLKRALDILVSGIGLILLLPIFVLVAIAIKIDSRGPILYAQERVGKNRRRRPRRAADPASGLRPGAPDRRKADCYGRVFEIYKFRSMVVDAEKHTGPVWATQKDARVTRVGKILRKSRLDETPQLWNVLRGDMSLVGPRPERPNFVISLARTLPDYPARCQALPGVTGLAQVKWRYDTSIETVNRKLQYDLYYLRYGRLLLDLKIMAATLRVVVRGDGAL; translated from the coding sequence ATGATGATCCTCCCATCCACGATGAAGGAGGGGACGGCTGTGGCCAGGGGATTCGCCGACGTGCCCGCCAACGGGCGCATCTACTCCCGCCTGAAGCGCGCGCTCGACATCCTCGTCTCCGGCATCGGTCTGATCCTCCTGCTCCCGATCTTCGTCCTGGTGGCAATCGCGATCAAAATCGACAGCCGCGGACCGATCCTCTACGCGCAGGAGCGGGTGGGGAAGAACCGCCGCCGCCGCCCGCGCCGCGCCGCCGATCCCGCGTCCGGACTACGCCCCGGAGCGCCCGACCGGCGCAAGGCCGACTGCTATGGGCGCGTCTTCGAGATCTACAAATTCCGAAGCATGGTCGTGGACGCGGAAAAGCACACCGGCCCCGTCTGGGCCACGCAGAAGGACGCGCGCGTCACGCGGGTGGGGAAGATCCTCCGCAAGTCGCGCCTCGACGAAACTCCTCAGCTCTGGAACGTGCTGCGCGGCGACATGAGCCTCGTCGGCCCGCGTCCCGAGCGGCCGAACTTCGTGATCTCGCTCGCGCGAACGCTCCCCGACTACCCGGCCCGCTGCCAGGCGCTGCCCGGCGTCACGGGGCTCGCGCAGGTGAAGTGGCGCTACGACACCTCGATCGAGACGGTGAACCGAAAGCTTCAGTACGACCTCTACTATCTGCGCTATGGACGGCTGCTGCTGGATCTGAAGATCATGGCGGCGACACTCCGCGTCGTCGTGCGCGGCGATGGGGCGCTCTAG